Proteins encoded together in one Variovorax paradoxus window:
- a CDS encoding oxepin-CoA hydrolase, alternative type — translation MTAELKSTSEGRTMVLTIANPTQRNALGPEIYAAGIEALNGAESSDEIRSVVIVGEGAWFCAGGSLQRLSDNRQRDPSVQAESIEGLHNWIDSIRTFPKPIIAAVEGAAAGAGFSLALACDFVVAARDAIFAASYSNVALSPDGGLSWHLGQALPRQLASEWLMAGERIGAPRLHALGLVNELSENGQALASALALAAKLNARAPNSLASIKELLSEARGATFASQLSQERDHFVRNLHHPNAGIGIAAFLEKKPPQYE, via the coding sequence ATGACCGCCGAACTCAAGAGCACCAGCGAAGGACGCACCATGGTGCTGACCATCGCCAACCCGACCCAGCGCAACGCGCTGGGCCCCGAGATCTACGCCGCAGGCATCGAGGCGCTCAACGGCGCCGAGAGCAGCGACGAGATCCGCAGCGTCGTCATCGTGGGCGAAGGCGCGTGGTTCTGCGCCGGCGGCTCGCTGCAGCGGCTGTCCGACAACCGCCAGCGCGACCCTTCGGTGCAGGCCGAAAGCATCGAGGGCCTGCACAACTGGATCGACTCCATCCGCACCTTCCCCAAGCCGATCATTGCGGCGGTCGAAGGCGCGGCGGCCGGCGCGGGCTTTTCGCTGGCACTGGCCTGCGACTTCGTGGTGGCTGCACGCGATGCGATTTTTGCGGCGTCATACAGCAATGTGGCGCTCTCGCCCGACGGCGGCCTGAGCTGGCACCTGGGCCAGGCGTTGCCGCGCCAGCTGGCCAGCGAATGGCTGATGGCCGGCGAGCGCATCGGCGCGCCGCGGCTGCATGCGCTGGGGCTGGTCAACGAACTTAGCGAAAACGGCCAGGCGCTCGCAAGCGCGCTGGCGCTTGCGGCCAAGCTCAATGCCCGTGCGCCCAATTCGCTGGCCAGCATCAAGGAGCTGCTCAGCGAGGCGCGCGGCGCCACCTTTGCGTCGCAGCTCTCGCAGGAGCGCGACCACTTCGTTCGCAACCTTCACCATCCGAATGCCGGCATCGGCATTGCCGCTTTTCTCGAGAAGAAGCCGCCGCAATACGAATAG
- a CDS encoding phosphotransferase: MSQDFSNFIGTRAVSQQHAFDIEALAAWLTKNLDGFKGPLTVEMFKGGQSNPTYKLVTPTQSYVMRAKPGPVAKLLPSAHAVEREFKVMSGLQGTDVPVPRMHCLCEDESVIGRAFYVMEFMQGRVLWDQSLPGMSNSERAAYYDEMNRVIAALHTVKFAERGLADYGKPGNYFERQIGRWSKQYKASTDGAGELSQPIDAMERLIDWLPAHMPASARDESKVSIVHGDYRLDNVMFHATEPRIIAVLDWELSTLGHPLADFSYHCMSWHMPPTTGRGIGGVDVVALGIPTESEYIRRYCERTRISTPEALAPDWNFYQAYNLFRMAAILQGIAKRVEAGTASSEQAVASARGARPMAEMAWQFAQKA, translated from the coding sequence ATGAGCCAGGACTTCTCGAATTTCATCGGCACCCGCGCCGTTTCGCAGCAACATGCCTTCGACATCGAAGCGCTTGCGGCCTGGCTCACAAAGAACCTCGACGGCTTCAAGGGCCCGCTCACGGTCGAAATGTTCAAGGGCGGGCAATCGAACCCGACCTACAAGCTGGTGACGCCCACGCAGAGCTACGTGATGCGCGCCAAGCCCGGCCCCGTTGCCAAGCTGCTGCCCTCGGCACATGCAGTGGAGCGCGAGTTCAAGGTCATGAGCGGCCTGCAGGGCACCGATGTGCCCGTGCCGCGCATGCACTGCCTGTGCGAGGACGAATCCGTCATCGGCCGCGCCTTCTACGTCATGGAGTTCATGCAGGGCCGCGTGCTGTGGGACCAGTCGCTGCCCGGCATGAGCAATTCCGAACGCGCGGCCTACTACGACGAGATGAACCGCGTCATCGCGGCGCTGCACACCGTGAAGTTTGCCGAGCGCGGCCTTGCCGACTACGGCAAGCCGGGCAACTATTTCGAGCGCCAGATCGGCCGCTGGAGCAAGCAATACAAGGCCTCGACCGATGGCGCCGGCGAACTGTCGCAGCCGATCGACGCCATGGAGCGCCTGATCGACTGGCTACCCGCCCACATGCCGGCGAGCGCACGCGACGAGAGCAAAGTCTCGATCGTGCATGGCGACTACCGCCTCGACAACGTGATGTTCCACGCCACGGAGCCGCGCATCATTGCGGTGCTCGACTGGGAGCTCTCCACGCTGGGCCACCCGCTGGCGGACTTCAGCTATCACTGCATGTCCTGGCACATGCCTCCTACCACCGGCCGCGGCATCGGCGGCGTGGATGTCGTGGCGCTGGGCATTCCCACCGAAAGCGAATACATCCGCCGCTACTGCGAGCGCACGCGCATCAGCACGCCCGAGGCGCTGGCCCCGGACTGGAACTTCTACCAGGCCTACAACCTGTTCCGCATGGCCGCGATCCTGCAAGGCATTGCCAAGCGGGTCGAAGCCGGTACCGCGTCGAGCGAGCAAGCCGTGGCCTCTGCGCGCGGCGCGCGACCGATGGCCGAGATGGCCTGGCAGTTCGCCCAAAAGGCGTAA
- a CDS encoding Crp/Fnr family transcriptional regulator — protein sequence MDDPILTIEEREAINSGRWFSSLSPSLRHDILRCAFVKRYKDGDLIAARGDPPDHWIACAKGAVRVSSTAVSGKQVTLTYVEPGIWFGDVAMFDGDRRTHDAYAHGDTTVLCVARADFQKILATHVELYEALMRLQARRIRTLFGLVEDLNTLPLRARLAKQLIHLVRSYGVPNLEDGSQTRIGLQLAQEELAQLLGASRQRVNQELKTMEREGTIRIEPGGLVVLDRAALMRVSEAET from the coding sequence ATGGACGACCCCATTCTTACCATCGAAGAACGTGAAGCGATCAACAGTGGTCGCTGGTTTTCTTCTCTCTCTCCATCGCTACGGCACGACATTCTTCGATGTGCTTTTGTCAAACGCTACAAGGACGGCGACCTGATTGCCGCCCGCGGCGATCCGCCCGATCACTGGATTGCCTGCGCCAAGGGCGCGGTGCGCGTGAGTTCGACGGCCGTATCGGGCAAGCAGGTGACGCTGACCTATGTGGAGCCGGGCATCTGGTTCGGCGACGTGGCGATGTTCGACGGGGACCGGCGCACGCACGATGCCTACGCGCATGGCGACACCACGGTGCTCTGCGTGGCGCGAGCCGACTTTCAAAAAATCCTGGCCACGCATGTGGAGCTGTACGAAGCATTGATGCGGCTGCAGGCGCGCCGCATCCGCACGCTGTTCGGGCTGGTGGAAGACCTCAACACCCTGCCCTTGCGCGCACGGCTGGCCAAGCAGCTCATTCACCTGGTGCGCAGCTACGGCGTGCCCAACCTGGAAGACGGCAGCCAGACGCGCATCGGCCTGCAGCTGGCGCAGGAAGAACTCGCGCAGCTGCTCGGCGCCTCGCGCCAGCGGGTCAACCAGGAGCTCAAGACCATGGAGCGCGAGGGCACCATCCGGATCGAGCCGGGCGGGCTGGTCGTGCTGGACCGCGCAGCCTTGATGCGCGTCTCCGAAGCTGAGACCTGA
- a CDS encoding GNAT family N-acetyltransferase — protein MAMIEVVLVDYGNAAQSAALVDLLDSYAQDPAGGGTPLQAEVRAGLPAALSARPQAFSVLAYDGAQPVGLINCIEGFSTFACKPLVNVHDVVVRASHRGQRVAQRMFERVEQEARARGACKLTLEVLSGNAPALRSYEREGFVGYQLDPAFGHAVFLQKKL, from the coding sequence ATGGCAATGATCGAAGTCGTCCTGGTGGACTACGGCAATGCAGCGCAATCGGCCGCGCTGGTCGATTTGCTCGACAGCTATGCGCAAGACCCCGCTGGCGGCGGCACGCCGCTCCAAGCCGAGGTGCGTGCCGGCTTGCCCGCTGCGCTGTCCGCGCGCCCGCAGGCCTTCAGCGTGCTGGCTTACGACGGCGCGCAGCCAGTGGGACTCATCAACTGCATCGAAGGTTTTTCGACCTTCGCCTGCAAGCCGCTGGTCAATGTGCACGACGTGGTCGTGCGGGCCAGCCATCGCGGCCAGCGGGTTGCGCAACGCATGTTCGAACGGGTCGAGCAAGAGGCTCGCGCGCGTGGTGCGTGCAAGCTCACGCTGGAAGTGCTTTCGGGCAATGCGCCGGCGTTGCGGAGTTACGAGCGCGAGGGGTTCGTCGGCTATCAGCTCGATCCGGCGTTCGGGCACGCGGTGTTTCTGCAGAAGAAGCTCTGA
- a CDS encoding acyl-CoA dehydrogenase family protein, translating into MDFEYSAKTKELQKRVTAFMDENIYPAEAEYAAELAANTAAGKRWTALKTVEKVKAKAKAQGLWNLFLPVDSASASGYEGAGLTNQEYAPLAEIMGRVQWASEAFNCSAPDTGNMETIARYGSEAIKARWLKPLLEGEIRSAFAMTEPDVASSDATNISTRIERQGDEYVINGHKWWISGAADPRCAVFITMGKSDPDAPRHSQQSMVIVPADAKGIRIVRPLNVMGYDDAPHGHVEMYFENVRVPVDNILLGEGRGFEIAQGRLGPGRIHHCMRLIGLAERALELMCKRASSRVAFGKTVASQTVTQERIAEARCKIDMARLLTLKAAWLMDVAGNKVAKNEIAMIKVVAPSMACQVIDWAMQVHGGGGMCDDFPLAYAYAGARTLRFADGPDEVHRNAIAKWELGKYAPSKTEAEAPVTRF; encoded by the coding sequence ATGGATTTCGAATATTCGGCCAAGACCAAGGAATTGCAGAAACGCGTCACGGCCTTCATGGACGAGAACATCTACCCGGCCGAAGCCGAGTACGCGGCCGAGCTGGCCGCCAACACGGCCGCGGGCAAGCGCTGGACCGCGCTCAAGACCGTCGAGAAGGTCAAGGCGAAGGCCAAGGCCCAGGGCCTGTGGAACCTGTTCCTGCCGGTCGACAGCGCCTCCGCCTCCGGCTACGAAGGTGCGGGCCTCACCAACCAGGAATACGCGCCTCTGGCCGAGATCATGGGCCGGGTGCAATGGGCTTCGGAAGCCTTCAACTGCTCGGCGCCGGACACCGGCAACATGGAAACCATTGCGCGCTACGGCTCGGAGGCCATCAAGGCGCGCTGGCTCAAGCCGCTGCTCGAAGGCGAGATTCGCTCGGCCTTCGCAATGACCGAACCCGACGTGGCCTCCAGCGATGCGACCAACATCTCGACCCGCATCGAGCGCCAGGGCGACGAGTACGTGATCAACGGCCACAAGTGGTGGATTTCAGGCGCCGCCGACCCGCGCTGCGCCGTGTTCATCACCATGGGCAAGAGCGACCCCGATGCGCCACGGCATTCGCAGCAGAGCATGGTGATCGTGCCGGCCGATGCCAAGGGCATCCGCATCGTGCGCCCGCTCAACGTCATGGGCTACGACGATGCGCCGCACGGGCACGTCGAGATGTACTTCGAGAACGTGCGCGTACCGGTCGACAACATCCTGCTGGGTGAAGGCCGCGGGTTTGAAATTGCCCAGGGCCGCCTTGGCCCGGGACGCATCCACCACTGCATGCGACTGATCGGCCTGGCCGAGCGCGCACTCGAGCTGATGTGCAAGCGTGCCTCGTCGCGCGTGGCTTTCGGCAAGACCGTTGCATCGCAGACCGTGACGCAAGAGCGCATTGCCGAGGCACGCTGCAAGATCGACATGGCGCGCCTGCTCACACTCAAGGCCGCCTGGCTGATGGACGTGGCCGGGAACAAGGTTGCGAAGAACGAAATCGCAATGATCAAGGTGGTGGCGCCGAGCATGGCCTGCCAGGTGATCGACTGGGCCATGCAGGTGCATGGCGGCGGCGGCATGTGCGACGACTTTCCGCTTGCCTATGCCTACGCCGGCGCGCGCACACTGCGCTTTGCGGACGGCCCCGACGAAGTGCACCGCAACGCAATCGCGAAGTGGGAGCTGGGCAAGTACGCGCCCAGCAAAACAGAAGCCGAAGCGCCCGTCACGCGCTTCTGA
- a CDS encoding MFS transporter gives MSHPAPRGALWALLAGNFVIGTGVMVVPGTLNEISTSLAVTVATAGQLITVAAVVMCLGAPLLAAVVAGWDRRHLLALTLVWYAAGHIVSALMPSFGALLPVRMLTVVAPAVFTPQAAACAGMLVAPEQRGRAVTFVFLGWSMASVLGLPLGALIGGHLGWRMAFMAVAVLSVVSAASVWLTLPSGIRPAALTAAAWSRVLRSPVLMGIVSVTALQGAGQFVLFSYFGPILKQNFGADPTTLSLMWALFGAFGLVGNMLVSRFIDRAGAGRMVLLTSSLIALSLFLWPWAGTLPWLAAVLVPWGLGCFATNSAQQARLVGLAPALAPGSVALNSSGIYIGQAVGAGLGGWLLANDAVAWMNWVGFSLLLLAIGLSVAIDRSRRAA, from the coding sequence GTGAGCCACCCTGCGCCCCGGGGCGCGCTCTGGGCGCTGCTGGCCGGCAATTTCGTGATCGGCACGGGCGTGATGGTGGTGCCCGGCACGCTCAATGAAATCAGCACGTCGCTGGCGGTGACCGTTGCAACTGCGGGTCAGTTGATCACGGTTGCCGCGGTCGTGATGTGTCTCGGCGCGCCGTTGCTGGCGGCTGTTGTCGCGGGCTGGGACCGTCGCCATCTGCTCGCCCTCACCCTTGTCTGGTATGCCGCCGGGCACATCGTTTCGGCGTTGATGCCGAGCTTTGGCGCCCTGCTGCCGGTGCGCATGCTCACGGTGGTGGCACCTGCAGTCTTCACGCCACAGGCCGCGGCGTGCGCGGGCATGCTGGTGGCGCCAGAGCAGCGCGGACGGGCTGTGACCTTCGTCTTTCTCGGCTGGTCGATGGCCTCGGTGCTGGGCCTGCCGCTGGGCGCGCTGATCGGCGGCCACCTGGGCTGGCGCATGGCTTTCATGGCGGTGGCAGTGCTCAGCGTGGTGAGTGCGGCGTCCGTCTGGCTGACGCTTCCGAGCGGCATCCGGCCTGCTGCCCTCACGGCGGCAGCGTGGTCGCGCGTGCTGCGAAGCCCGGTGCTGATGGGCATCGTCTCGGTCACGGCGCTGCAGGGCGCCGGGCAATTCGTCCTGTTCAGCTATTTCGGCCCCATCCTGAAGCAGAACTTTGGCGCAGACCCCACGACGCTGAGCCTGATGTGGGCCTTGTTCGGCGCCTTCGGGCTGGTGGGCAACATGCTCGTGAGCCGCTTCATCGACCGCGCGGGCGCGGGCCGCATGGTGCTGCTGACAAGTTCGCTGATCGCGCTCAGTCTCTTTCTCTGGCCATGGGCAGGCACCCTCCCCTGGCTGGCGGCCGTTCTCGTGCCGTGGGGCCTGGGGTGCTTTGCCACCAACTCGGCGCAGCAGGCGCGGCTGGTGGGCCTGGCGCCTGCTCTTGCGCCAGGCTCCGTGGCGCTCAACAGCTCGGGCATCTACATCGGGCAGGCGGTGGGTGCCGGGCTGGGCGGATGGCTGCTTGCCAACGATGCGGTGGCTTGGATGAACTGGGTCGGCTTCTCATTGCTGCTGCTCGCCATCGGCCTGAGCGTGGCCATCGATCGCAGCCGCCGCGCGGCCTGA
- a CDS encoding 3-hydroxyacyl-CoA dehydrogenase yields the protein MTVNYTRIGVVGAGAMGRGIAQIAAQAGSEVLLLDSFAGAAERGREALVAQWNKLHEKGKIDAAARDAQIARVKAVGSVAALAACDLVIEAVVEDIEVKRSLFRELESVVAPTATLVTNTSSLSVTAIAAGLKHPERMAGFHFFNPVPLMKVVEVVAGFKTSAEVCKQLAGYAVQMGHSAVQAQDTPGFIVNHAGRGYGTEALRIVGEGVADFATIDRILKDQAGFRLGPFELMDLTALDVSHPVMESIYRQYYEEPRFRPSVITAQRLAAGVLGRKTNEGFYNYNDGVMQQPAEAAPPTVAALPSVWVSPRAARRAELLRLVNTLGAQIDSGATAAPTSLILVAPLGFDVTTVAAVERLDATRTVGIDMLIDDAATKRRVLATNPATRRDIRDAAHALFARDGKAVSVIRDSGGFVTQRVIGTIVNIASDMCQQRVCSPADLETAVQLGLGYPRGPLAMGNLYGPTNMLEVLFNLQTVYGDPRYRPSPWLRRRGALGLSLLHEEE from the coding sequence ATGACAGTGAACTACACCCGGATCGGCGTCGTCGGCGCCGGCGCCATGGGCCGAGGCATCGCCCAGATCGCCGCGCAAGCGGGCAGCGAAGTGCTGCTGCTCGACAGTTTTGCAGGCGCGGCGGAGCGCGGGCGCGAAGCCCTCGTTGCCCAATGGAACAAGCTGCACGAGAAAGGAAAGATCGACGCCGCAGCGCGCGATGCGCAGATCGCCCGGGTCAAGGCGGTCGGTTCGGTGGCAGCCCTTGCTGCATGCGACCTCGTGATCGAAGCGGTGGTCGAAGACATCGAGGTCAAGCGCTCGCTGTTCCGTGAGCTCGAATCGGTTGTTGCGCCCACGGCCACCCTTGTCACCAACACCTCGTCGCTTTCGGTCACGGCCATTGCTGCGGGCCTCAAGCACCCCGAGCGCATGGCGGGTTTTCACTTTTTCAACCCGGTGCCTCTGATGAAGGTGGTCGAGGTGGTGGCGGGCTTCAAGACCTCCGCCGAGGTTTGCAAGCAGCTGGCCGGCTATGCGGTGCAGATGGGCCACAGCGCCGTGCAGGCGCAAGACACCCCCGGTTTCATCGTCAACCACGCCGGCCGCGGCTACGGCACAGAGGCGCTGCGCATCGTGGGCGAAGGCGTGGCCGATTTCGCCACCATCGACCGCATCTTGAAGGACCAGGCCGGTTTTCGACTTGGCCCGTTCGAGCTGATGGACCTGACTGCGCTCGACGTGTCGCATCCGGTGATGGAGTCGATCTATCGCCAGTACTACGAGGAGCCGCGCTTCCGCCCGAGCGTGATCACCGCGCAGCGGCTCGCTGCCGGTGTGCTCGGCCGCAAGACCAACGAAGGTTTCTACAACTACAACGACGGCGTGATGCAGCAGCCTGCCGAAGCCGCGCCTCCCACCGTGGCAGCGCTGCCCTCGGTGTGGGTTTCGCCTCGCGCCGCGCGCCGCGCCGAGCTGCTGCGGCTGGTGAATACGCTGGGCGCCCAGATCGACAGCGGCGCTACCGCCGCGCCCACTTCGCTCATCCTGGTGGCGCCGCTGGGCTTCGACGTGACCACAGTGGCCGCGGTCGAGCGCCTGGACGCGACGCGCACCGTCGGCATCGACATGCTGATCGACGATGCCGCGACCAAGCGCCGCGTGCTCGCCACAAACCCGGCCACGCGGCGCGACATCCGCGATGCGGCGCACGCCCTTTTTGCGCGCGACGGCAAGGCCGTGAGCGTGATCCGCGACAGCGGCGGCTTCGTCACGCAGCGCGTGATCGGCACCATCGTGAACATCGCCTCCGACATGTGCCAGCAGCGCGTGTGCTCGCCGGCCGATCTTGAAACGGCGGTGCAGCTGGGCCTGGGCTATCCGCGTGGCCCGCTGGCCATGGGCAACCTGTACGGCCCGACCAACATGCTCGAGGTGCTGTTCAACCTGCAGACCGTCTACGGCGATCCACGCTATCGCCCGAGCCCGTGGCTGCGCCGCCGCGGTGCGCTTGGCCTGAGCCTGCTGCACGAAGAAGAATAA